In Artemia franciscana chromosome 14, ASM3288406v1, whole genome shotgun sequence, the genomic stretch GCATTTGCATTACTTCAGTTTTGAAATCAGTATTATTCATCATTGAATGTTTACTAAGTTTCTTTAATATTAACAAACATCGTCACCCCGAATCCACCTTAAGCTGCAACTACGCATGTGAATCTTCCTCAAAGGCCAGCTGCAGCAGGTTTTCCTGTGCAAAGGTTTTTGAGGTTGAATGACGATCTTTGTGAGATTTCATATCTCTATATGGAACAGTAATTTCTAAGCAAATCAATAACTGGCcacgtttttgtttttctctgacattttttttttcagaaaacagCAGATGGAAAATGATTCAACTAAAGTGGGTCAAGCTCCACGTCAGACTATCTTTGCTCGGTGGCAAACGTATTacataaaaccttaaaacacaCAAAGAGCACTAGTTAAGAAATGAGACTAGAGCGAATTTAATCACAAAGAGGAATACATTTTTATACTAAAACTTTATCTTTCACAACCTTCATGGTGCTTTCACACTAAACCGTAAAACAAAACCATTCACAGAAGCATAAGTCAAAACTTCGCTTTATCCATAAAGGGCTGGATGCACGTAACTTTTTTCGGCAACAATTTGCCAAATCAGCATCGAATTGCAAAAGCAAACGGCAGCGACAAGAGGTTGAAAATTTTCCGTTTCTCGATACCGATTTACAAAAACAACATCGAATTTCATCATgattatcaaaaaaagaaacaatagagCAAAGCGAAATATACCAAACACGAAACAAAGTAAACTAAAGATGTCTGTGATGAACTACCAAGCTACTGAGTTCCTCATCATGGGGGAACAGTGATATAACTAAGTTGAGATCAATCATGGAACTGTTGATAAACTGCAGTTTACTACTGGTCCAtgatctttaattttgaaaatctcgCGCAAAGAGAACTATTTTTGTACCGCTATCGTTTGCCCTCTGAGCCGGTGAAATCACTGGCGAAAAAAGTTACTCATAACCTGAACAGTATCAAGTAGACTTTAACTCTACATAGAATTTTAAGTTGCTTCTTATTATACTACCCTTCACTTAAAGAACACTTTGTTCAATACGagatatttaaagaaaaaaaatacttattctGTAGAAGTGACGTCAGTCAAATACTACCGAACAGCAGCCAAGGTTAGTTCCACCCAGTCGCCCAGAACTGTCATCtcgtcaatttaaaaaaaaacaaaaaagaaacaacagaaCCTTTCAAAGGTTCTCCCGTTTATATCTATTTATGAAAGTAGCATTGTAAGTAAGCAAGTAAATAAGTACAATAACTAGACCCTCAAGGTCCAAACcgacggtgctgatctccgttccgtggcccttcagccaggaagtgcactggggggctgggggccagccttCTTACGCTTTCAAACACcctcctgcttaccttccctagatacccatttagaaatgggttgactctggctgagcttacagagtcacgccactgacccccatcccaaaacCAAGTAACTGGTATTCGAACTCGTGCCCCTCGGAAGGATTCCCAACTCAGAGCGTCAGCCACTTAACCAGGACGGTTAATAGCATTGTGCCAAGAATTGTCAAAAGGCACAGTAATTAAAGCTGtacaactaaaacaaaacaccGCTTCTTTTATTGTACTGtattaatttaaactttaaacgtTTTAGACTAATGCAATTATCTCtttgaaattgtatttaatAGGAAAGCATATGATACGGACTTACCACTTGCTTTGTTATTTAGAACAAAATGTTATTTATCTATCCATCTATGACCTATTTTTGGAGAAACACCAAGCATAGGTCTTCTTGGGCAAAGGtgaactgaaaaaagtaaaaattggcGCTAGTGTCGAGATCTGTAAACAACATCTAGCGCTTAAGGTTTTCTACCGACATTAGACCACAAGCAATGATTCAATGAAACAGTTAATTACCCATACCTactgaaaatttgtcttttagaGCTCTTTAAAATTTAGGAGAGCATAAAGCACCTTAAGGTCTGTCAATAGAATCAACTTAAAGTAGGTTAGGCTGCTTAACCTATTAAATTATTTCTCAAATAACGCAAGGCCTATGCTGTGCAGactaaatttttagaaaaacaataattgagtaaaaaattcaaacttgtgCAAAAACAATACTTAAGTGAAAACAAACGAATTAGGATGAATTATTACCTAAAGAAATATTTCTGCTTCAACCCTACATTAATACTGATGAATTTCCTATACAGTTTCTATAGCAAACTTACCGTCAGGACAAGATTGCAGCATTAAAGtacatacaaatatatttttatctaaCTAATTATTCTAAATCTATTCTGTATATGTTCATTATgccatgttttttaaatattactattatttacagtacaaatttatgaaacttttgattatttataGTTGTTTATATGACTGTTATATTTAATTATCTGATATTACAGCTTCCATAACAAATTTACAGTCTGTTATATTTTCAGAGAGACGCGACCAAAAAGTTAATGGTGACCCATCTTTTGACCACTTTGCTACAATTCTTCATCGAttagcagtatttttttttgataaatatattgtttatctaatttataattctaaaattattctgaatatGTTCGTTATgagatatttcttttaattagtttaatatgTTTCTGATCGGACTACTTGCTCTACTACAGAATGACTTGTTCTCAAATCCTGGTTACAGGGAATAGCATCACAAAATAGCGATGATATTCTCGTCCCGAGACAATGAATATGGGCTAATGCCTCTCTACGGTGATAGTTTTTTAGCCAACTACAGCATAGATACACACAATAATCAAAATGTATCTCATAATAAAGCACCATAAAACTATATATGCCAAAATAATGTCATAAAGAACGGCATGGataatatacaatataaaataaaaatgggagGGGCATCAACCCTTAATATAGAGGTTTaagatggtatttttttttcttggtaatAAAAGCAATCACCATAATTGACATTTTTTAGTCCAaatgctaaagaaaaaaaaaaatgtatggacTCAAATTACTTACTATTATACGAGGAGAAAGATGTAACCATTTTACATTTTCTTAAGTAAGCATGctagctaaaataaatgttttgagtaaataaaaagatgaattattacaaaattaataatcaaacttttactATCTCTGAGTTTTTATCGTTAGGTAAACAGGTTAAGATAAGCCCAAATTTAAGGGGAGTAGAAGCCATTTTTACCCATTGGGTGGCGGGGGGGGTCAAGGCCATATCCAAGGGGAGGAAGTTTACTGGGCTGAAGTCCCCACCCCAAAAAGAAAAGTTCataaaaaagtagcaaaaatacatataagcAAAGTTTTCATGCGTTttgtaacattttattttataaagtatttttcatcctaaaattgaattttttccatgaaaccGTTCATATTCTTCTACACAAACATAAGAATGTTCTCATctactttaatttatttacttatttagtAGTACTTTAATTTAAATCTGGTTCAGatccattttatttattaccTATTTACCTATACTTTACTATTGAACAATGTATCCTATGGGTAATTTTGTGGTTTATTCAACTTTCAAATGCATTTTCTGACCAAACAGAGTGAATATTTGAGATAGATtctttgaaactaaaaatggtggagaagaaaacagcaatagaagaaaacatcataaaatgttttttttttcttctactcAGTGTTCCAAAAACATCATTAAGGCGGTGCGGTACTTAAAGACAATCACAATATCTCGCCCATTATGaactttttagtttgtgtggctAAAGCATTTGGAATCAACGAGTAGTCTTGCCACAGCTTGTGTAACCATCGACAAGAGATGCGAATAACAACTGAAGACTAAAGGCTGACTCCTACTTTCCCAGAAATcttaggaaaaaaactaattaactTCTCCTGTTTTGTGCCAGATATAGAGATATTAAGTTTTACTAAACCTTATTATTGGAaaccatgaatttttgtttttgattaaacagagcagaattttcttttgaaagttCAGGAAGTCCCTGAAAGATTTTAGCATACGTGCTAAGAAAATGCTAAAGATcaggtaaaaaaatatattcattagAGTATTTTGAAAGCTTTGGGAGTTTCCTGTGGTTCTAAGAGAATGTTTTAGTTGACCCCTTATCTTTGAGCTGGTCAGCCAACGCTGAAGCtcgcaaaatatatttttaaggtcCAGCGTCACCTTAAGGACGAGAGATTCAAAACACAACTAGCATTCATCTAAAGCCCTCTTCCACTTGGTGTGTTGACTAGTCTAAAGTTGACTAATACCGCTATTAGggtaaacaaagttttttcttattcatcttTGCTTTGAAACAGCATCCCCTTAGTGTTTTGGAATTCCGATTGGTCAGAAAGGGAGAAGAGGTATATAAGGGGGAAAACGGGGACAAGAGGTGGCGTAGTCACCCTCCAATTAAtggaaatcaaacaaaaaaaatgaaacttcaatCTTCGTCACTGACCCCCTCACAAACTTCTACAATCACAGATTCTATACAGCATTCGACAGTACTTCCAATGCTTCGAAATTTAAACGTTCTCATcttactataagaaaaaaaaactgttcagaACACAATGAGACTGAATACAAATATAAACTAAATCTATTTCTTTGGGAAATTGTTTTATGCACGATTAACATTTGGTCTATATGTTTATTAGGAAGTTTCTCATATTCCAGatctttcatgatttttttttacaaactaatgaaaatatatctacccccccccccccaaaaaaaaaaaaatcaccctaaGTTACCATAAACGTTTCTGACTTTTAGTTTCAGAATCCTCCCACATTTTCGACTATCATCTTTCCCTATTCTTCAGTCCCTGGCCTATTACTGATAAAGGATAGCTGGAAAAAGAATATCCTCGACTGAATGCACTGGTACTTTCCTTGTTGGTGACCAAACTGTTTCAtaaatttacatatatatatatacatatatatatatatatatatatatatatatatatatatatatatatatatatatatatatatatatatatatatatatcgttctAATCACCAATTTATGAGCTAAGCTTGCGAAGATAAAGTATGCTTGTGTCCCAGTGTAACACCAATTAAGCCCGGACTTTAGGTAGCTTTACATATGTGCACTCTGATTCGAAGCAGTAACAGACCTCCGTCCATTACTAGGATAAGGACGTTTTAAATCACAATTAGATTCACTATTAGAGAGATTACTAGCACCATATTCATCAACTATTACCGGTATAATACGCTCAGATACTGAATCACTTGGCTTTCTACTTAAAGAGCTAATTTGCAAAGGCCGATTGACAGAGCTATCATCTTTGAGATTTCTTTTCAGTTCTAGATTCTTAAGGGCTTGACTTAATCTTTGAATATCAGGACTAATTCTTGTGGATGAGCGATAACCAAAAGTGTCCACGTTATCAGTCCCTTTCTGGCAATCCACACTGATCGCAGAGTTACTTTTGATACTATTTCGTTGATCAACTTGAATAGGAATAATCCTTTCAGTAGACTTATGTTCAGCCTTGGCCACAGGGAATTCCCCGAATAAATaagtaggcaatttctcttttTGATTAATAGGCGGCTTTTTTGATACACTTTTCTCCAGTGGTTTTTTATCCTGATAAAAAGTAGAATGTGAAAGATACAGACTTGGATCTTTCTCGTTAATAGCCACCGGGATTTTTGAGGCACTCTCATGGTCAACCTGCGTCGATTCAGCGAAAAAATGCGACTTACCAACACCATACATAGCAGAAGACTGAAGATCAGAAGGCATAAAATTCCGCTTTGACCTTTCCTCCTCCTCCTCTCGCTGTCGCGCATAGCATGACGTACACATATAAGAAGTTACTGCTGTACCATACATATTGCAACCTGGATTTATACACATCGTTGGACCTTCCAAAGCTGCTTGTTCAGCTAAATGATAAGTgctgtcttttgatttttccattTCTTGTACTTGTTTATGTTCTTTGATTCTATCATACTTATTACGAGCAGAtactaaataattattaatcatCTCCTGTTGATACTCCTGCCTCTTTTCAGTATGAAGAACAGCAGCAATGATGAAGTCATTGTTTTGAGGTGTAGAGGATCGAGAATCCTCCTTTCTTTTCTTGGTATTAAAAGATTccataaaattctttttcaaacgTTTCCCCATAGATTTCCCGATACTTCCAAACTGTTTAGTGATTGTAGTTGcttgttttctatttctttttgatTCTGGGTCGGTATCATTGGTTCCAATGGGCACATGAGTTACTTCTAAATATTCAGCTAAAAAGTCTAAGCGCTCAGAAGGCGACAAAGCAAATGACTTGATATTTTCTAGAGTTAATCCGTTGGATGTCAACTCCTCACCTGGATCGAGTTCAAATTGGACTGGCAGCAAAGCTCCTTCCGGGTCAGTCAGAGGGATAACAcctgaataagaaaaaatattgtaagaTTAAAGGATTGAATAAGCACGAAAATAAAACTATGTTACTATAGTACAATAGTACAGtgcatttgatttaaaaaactatttttattttaattaaaaaacaaacaatcttCAGATTCCATGGccacaagaaacaaaaaaaagagaacaacaTGCAAAAGCAATTAAAAGCCAAGTAAACAATTGAACGAAACGACCAAAAAACTATTCGAAAACAATAACCTAAACAAAATCATCATAAACACCATCACGGTGAGTCTTGTCCACGCGAATAAACCACACAAAAGCTCAAACACAACTAAAACATCCGTTTCCTAACAATTTCTTCACCCACAAGGGTGGTACGGTAAGGTACCCTAGGTATACAGGATCAGATGGCCAATAATTAGACAGTGAATAACAAACTCAATAattaagttaaaacaaaactatCATACCacccaaatattttattttgcatctgctcaatttatataaattttcttaaatttttaaatgattaatttAAATGTTCGTCATAAACATTATTAACTATTTGAAAAGTACTTGGATTGTTAAAAGTGGAGCGCAATCACAGATGTTCGTTTTTTTACCATTATCACCTTCTAACTACTTCCGGGTCAGTCAGAGGTATAATTTctgaataagaaaaactatggaacaacagattaaaaatttaattttacgctCACTGGAGAAGAAGGCAGGGAGCAGAAAAGGAGTGGAAGGCATAGGGGGTTAACCGCCAAACCCCTTGCTCATGGAAAACTGTCCTAAAAACAGCTCTAAAATCGAAGAAAAGAAACATCGAAATATGGCCCATACCCCTCCGCAAACTAGATCAATTTTATGGGTCTTAGTCTCCGCCCTTCAAGGTTAGGTTTTGTAGTGTCCATAAATCATCACCCTTCAACATGTAAAGCTTCAACATGTCAACATGTAAAGTTTCTATCTCAATATCTCTGTCGGATGACTTTGGGCGTTGGAGGCACAGAAGAAGGGGAACTAGCCGTCctacaatttattttgtcaCTTAAAGCTTCCCATCAACATGTAGGCTACAATACTTTATAATTATGAATGATCACAAAAAAAGTATgttgagaaaaaatatttattaatttaaaggtTGAATAATTGACTGAGAGTCAAAGAGTTTCACTTGTCTTTTATCGGACATCTTCCCTAggtaattattataaattaacaaaaaaaaattcaaagaaaagtaaagagcaacattcaACCGAAGCGGAGCAGGAATGAATTCGAATCATAATTAAAGtgtaaaacaaacacaaatcaaTCAAACACAAACTATACTCTTTTACAACTTGCgatcaaagaaaagtaaagagcaacatcaaaTTGAAGACGAGCAGAAATGATGTTTGACAACAATTAAACTACAAAACGGACACAATTCAAAAAACACGAATTAGGCTCTCTCTTGCAGCTTGTGGTCACGTTTAGgaagtaaaaatataaagattaGGGTATTATCCAAATATATCTGCTAGCAGCAATGTACTCGTCTGAATTCATATTGGTTTCctaattttcaggaaaaatataatattctcTCTGGCATTAGGGGGcattattaaacttttttctttttttttgaataactCGGAAATATTCAGATTGTAACAAAATGTTCAATGGATTATTATTTCggttttttcttctcctttaaaaaaagaaaaaaaggtatgtCGAgagagaagtttttttttcttatattgaaCAATTGCCTGAGAGTCAAATTCTTACTGGCGGCCAGTACTTGCAAACaacatttatttataatagtttaaaaatgaaacaatttagTTCAGTTTAATTCCTTAATTGAATTGCTGTAAACATTTGCcttgattagaaaaaaaaattagggacaCAGTTCATAGCTCCATATGTTATTTAGGGGATAATGGATTACCGCATTGGAAAGCAAAATTGTATTTTACGACCTCTAGAATATGAtgaattgcaatcataaaaggtGTCACTGctgcttttattttcaaaccttaAGACCCTGGGAATTAAGGCTATATAAAAAGGAAGCGTTAAGGTTTAAATTCCtggtgttatttttaattttatttacctgCTTTCATATTGTCTTCATATATCAACgaaaaaaggcaatttttatatatatatattttatcccATAGTTATTCCACCTGACAAATTACACTTTTGGAATTTGGGGCAAATgtctttttttagattgaaaatacgtcgaaaaatgacaattttcctattttttaagcAAGTTTCGAATGTTTCGAAAGGAAAAGTATAAGTAATATCGTAATTCTGGCTCGGTGACTGGATAGATCTGAGACTCATGAATAAACTATACAagtatttcttcctttttacgCAAGTTGGAGCGGCAGGATTGTCGTAAAATTGCTTGTTTCAGAGCGAACGTATATTTTAAGCTTACACATATTTTAGGAGCATATATTTTCAGAACATCAGGGCTCGGAATGATTCTTGCAAATTAGAAAAGGGATCAACAGGGACCAAAGTGGGAGGAGATTTTGATTGCCATTCATAAACAAAACATTCCTTTGCTCGTGAGTCCGAAACGGTGGCCAGGTCAACCTAAGAGTCGTCATATCCATGAGCCTCGGAAGGAATTCATTTTCCCCAGAGACGGGCcacttgtctttgtttttccattttctttttgttcaaactttcagttatatttatttaaaacaaaacagaaaaacaacttCAAGACtagaaacaagtaaaaacaattcATAAGACTTCCGCTTTTCAAACTAGCTCATTCACTTCTTTGAGAAATTGGTGAACTTGCTTACCACgtttaacttcttttttgtgACCTTTTCAGTCCACATTTTTTCATCGGTTTCGTTTTTGCTCTTCCGTCTTCTCGCGTTTTCATGACACTCTCTAGTAGGGAATTGGCAATGGTGATTTCCAAGAAATCCTTTGAAACAACCACGCTCTGTTGCCTCTTTCAAGAAGGCATCAACAATTTCAGAGGCCCACATTTCTTGCAATGACTCCTCAGGCATatctagcttttttttagcttgttcTTTGGCCTTGCTCTCCAAATATTCTTGGTAATTTGACCAAGCCAACCtagccaaaattaaaaattctttgggAATAGGAAAACTTTCAAGTTTGCCTCCATATGTGTTCAATTCGTCAATCACACACAGCTTCACGTTCAGGACTCTTTCTGATATGGAGGCTTTGTCCAACAGAAGAAATATACCTGAGAGCGAAAACCACCCCTCTCTTCGTCAGTACTGCCGTTCAATAATTTCAACGCAGCTTCTACAGGCTTCGACAAAAGCGAAAAGTATCTGTTATAGTTAAGATTTGATGCCACTAATTGTCGATGCGTAACGGCATTGGACCTACTGAGTTCTCTGCTTGCAGCAATACATACTCAATTGTAGTATCTTGAACACTTAATCCTAGTGGGAAGTAACGAACATATACAACTATATTTGATAGACTGCTAACCCATTTCCTTTCCGTGGGATCCAGGCACCTAAGCAATTCGAGAAGGCTATTAGAAGAGATCGGGCACTTCTTGATCAAGTGTTTAGCAGCTGCCTTGAAATGCCTTCGCGCCCTTCGACGGGACCCTTGTCTTTCTGCCAAGTGAGTTTCTGAGCATCTAACGCAAGCTCAACCTGCTCACCTACAACAGCGTCCAACGGATTGCTTTCCAAGTTCCAAAGCAAACTCGTCGAAATTTCATCAGCAGTCACGAGAATATCGGGTTTcagaaatcttgtcaaaacaacgagaaatatatttttttttttacctcggCATGAAGTGCGTGCACAAG encodes the following:
- the LOC136035203 gene encoding OTU domain-containing protein 7B-like isoform X1, whose product is MDNKPTLKKSDALDFEELDVEGKKLSRGISSTVENSNLVCLARNELGSLSWESNANEFPSHTFTLPNLGSLSDGFRQFLEQDLVDRATLNALESCGRLNWWIPYGVGQKLYPLVTTGDGNCLLHAASLGMFGFHDRLLTLRKAVYSFLTSHPSRAALRRRWQWQLAVQNAEAGLIYSKEEWDREWEGILKLATPQPRISGRLETVSEGPDNENDYYNRTYESLEEMHVLALAHVLRRPIIIVADTVLRNAHGEPLAPIPFGGVYMPLEIPASQCHRSPLILAFESAHFSALVTMDGDPECDQNSASGVIPLTDPEGALLPVQFELDPGEELTSNGLTLENIKSFALSPSERLDFLAEYLEVTHVPIGTNDTDPESKRNRKQATTITKQFGSIGKSMGKRLKKNFMESFNTKKRKEDSRSSTPQNNDFIIAAVLHTEKRQEYQQEMINNYLVSARNKYDRIKEHKQVQEMEKSKDSTYHLAEQAALEGPTMCINPGCNMYGTAVTSYMCTSCYARQREEEEERSKRNFMPSDLQSSAMYGVGKSHFFAESTQVDHESASKIPVAINEKDPSLYLSHSTFYQDKKPLEKSVSKKPPINQKEKLPTYLFGEFPVAKAEHKSTERIIPIQVDQRNSIKSNSAISVDCQKGTDNVDTFGYRSSTRISPDIQRLSQALKNLELKRNLKDDSSVNRPLQISSLSRKPSDSVSERIIPVIVDEYGASNLSNSESNCDLKRPYPSNGRRSVTASNQSAHM